Proteins from one Rhizoctonia solani chromosome 5, complete sequence genomic window:
- a CDS encoding proline-rich protein Rad9 protein, which yields MREIPVDHDGPKSRHAVGGECVCTRSTSTNGSIPICIFYTISSCFAPSEYPKQRVFDPLVYDARSAALSTDPEVRQYAARALEMEVQQSAYHGYAPPTQWSQSQYTAPVESYSQYSHGGNYGHGQSTSIQQQYGYQQGSRPGFSVQSQTSQYQTLSSQTSHQVSQTHGYPSEIRAMPHPSMEQSTLDARANSKPYSQTYSAQQYGIDQSSTGSVSSGSNERHDVNRLQYQNHHGSNPRHRQASYPTSDAATYVNRPSYPSQSSAIMSYNHQGITSYSQPQSSTASYPSQPQPSSVSQSRTTQPDSYASAFLAPLASHQFAPRLSQSVSTLPRHSSDSRAVYSTNSRSVYSEGARPVYSADGRYLYSADAQGNPTTSQKPPSSSSQIPITQQPYSSQPLQRNSLSQQQTAFQTNTNPGRGHSEEAGSSNDTRVQTVYGYAPRSQSGKRHYQEQYEYHNQLQAPHSNQVKQDMHSDNHHVGNRQAHGTRRQPEGRWGTNSSELDTHNHSPGSFTHHSHQRPEQPDSATHYTASQGQPVQSLSTSQVPDEQLSEGTYAAQPHIQNNASHSAQNSDGPHTQPYSSYRYSEAHARSHVKPVSEHPPAHTIPVQQTNNVAPEQQPGVQTSQSSQAEMQTAQPTGLSTQTQTYHRDVYAPLAGRPLRGRGVGRPLYNGPPRVLQGGPQRILSIPQPTQLPQPHPRQQQGAYRPPVRQSSNASGRQVIRTPSFSPVYGEIQQLRSVPDPIPGGPNSNISSDTAQETPGTAEPSYTEASGDCSMEDANATARLPETGATNELQVIIQETTTSHPNTPPPPYEPLAKDRARLHSGSVPEQASGQGVIGYATQLQQLPLRSQQSTPQPPSERSQVTGIPQVTFQHTITRPQPARNQTLHKHSAEDSAAHFDAFLSAGASTSASQPKPNSTAPIAPIQETTGARRPTPPVRTPSASNASSTRPRLSPVVELTQRSSFITPRKDKQWREPIRDATTDTPKRLDASSPDSLSLSPMKRKRDPNVDVGSKTMKRMMSMSIQPPQTPGALGRTYDATMRTPGTSKMKLVVELPLRKPANGLSPEHSHIGTSAQKRDPHIEKLRSLIDDIIEAEDALDPEIAAESGNTNDWFSTKTSDWHAPLLAPSVMARLTQLAGRRGTRLSDVDSTNLTRILKLLGRSIVKGEDMDPFNSSIGTTAPGSAVKPKAKGKKKAKGSAEEDTEIEECKEDVELTEGDFERLGRALEVAKEAVIAADCVLAFLSTEKLPKQLYSEDLINSCLSLVKSQLSSIIYPYVETSSDVHGHSPPLLLYVAQGTSDLAVQHRKLLGDIFQTLNAVLPRITALANHGISETMVIQAVFIGIGPFFVVEVVSERASKADKKNGNRIQVLDVLGGPTSMRGLRLTALGLVRALFAAYESQRPWIVEEILGSLIKLPDMKLKAGQFKLRDGATIHVVSALLFQLVQTSAHDVRIHAQKLARKRREAIADAKTTTFVEGGKVPLLDEHDREEIHLYLNGLESATKTARTIVLFLTQRSGKNKNTKSTNEAEYRSIFDNLIQDILVVLNWPEWPAANLLMSIVCKFMLSSLEDVKSSSDTAAKNMALDHLGEIATRLRETHLTMQLPFETVVKPLEEIVANCDLKALDDLILAHSDVYAHLTKRSSDDQAYDSARELTAATWAQELASCLRQCDSILSKTEGENLEDMSDVNLPKLASKIKSALRAVWKENTTDMFDLGIDAEIKRVDDLAERFGGTQSLRNAFEPILSAIILALDAPAVFMRTKALRSLGLIVTKDSSILKQARANVRRAIENHLMDSSPQVRDAAIDLIGKYLVLSPELVDDYYPQIANRIADTGLVVRKRVIKLLKNLYGLTDNHQRRVDICTKLVLRLFDEDDGIKDLAISTIEELWFCDIPESNSGKRVNSRETGTSTSRSMTGKISVIMGVNANFRDRHSPLEDMLHEIISRKNDRDSSAIVRQYVDVCDALTDSLVDAQEIPGFSVVNCIRTVHVFTAAHPTVMSTRKAVVLLPYLKNGSTGDDHAIADYLLKIFRSCIPRMPTGTSKFGTELQQTLEPMVIKPVGMAGVAALPETVACLCAVVHHITHDYQRLVTLLRSCNSRLVQILNKPQPSPQDMATLTILAFIVSLLGEHSDFDKIRQEQSATKDSIDSIDNGPIAEYIYGLIHKLYKRFNDQQLRGRLLQCFGFLFRAHPSLMTREDSAEMMDAVFASPQEEAQARLLKIMQEFLLSEASKHTQAAASNRPKKASAVDMDELIGNTDGFADSGVSSAIIQRYLTQVLSSALSPNRHIQAPAADILSFTVRQGLAHPLQCFPIIVALETSHDNSLSSRASSLHTLLHNKHASLLNSRYLESVGKSLEYQKQLHPGTWKGYRLAPSPTALLHRWYSLVREKRQSKLDFLKSFLRVFDVDVAVLSCAQDQLDLVRYIAENMSAFDYKAQEEVLTVIRHLTHVLSVAGMHIVEILHQERRDKETVMEVDQPTETSATIDSLSRARVATVISIVLVLKAHLKHLYGITEEKASRFVPGKKTAAGDKPASARHGRPISWERVTFATRIGKTTGDVSIQEDQLLELWAEDGVTAEPDDFGD from the exons ATGCGGGAAATTCCAGTCGACCACGATGGACCCAAGTCGCGCCACGCCGTTGGTGGCGAGTGCGTCTGCACCAGATCCACAAGCACTAATGGCAGCATACCCATTTGCATCTTCTACACCATCAGCTCATG TTTCGCGCCATCTGAGTACCCTAAGCAGCGTGTCTTCGATCCCCTCGTTTATGATGCACGGTCAGCAGCACTATCAACAGATCCTGAAGTAAGGCAATACGCGGCAcg TGCGTTAGAAATGGAAGTACAACAGAGCGCCTATCACGGATACGCTCCTCCAACACAGTGGAGTCAGTCTCAATATACTGCTCCAGTAGAATCTTACTCGCAGTACTCTCATGGAGGAAACTACGGCCATGGTCAATCGACCTCGATTCAACAACAGTACGGGTACCAACAGGGCTCGCGTCCGGGGTTCAGTGTTCAAAGCCAGACCTCTCAGTATCAGACATTATCTTCTCAAACTTCTCACCAGGTCTCTCAAACTCATGGATACCCCTCAGAGATCCGTGCTATGCCTCATCCATCGATGGAACAATCTACTTTGGATGCTCGGGCCAATTCAAAGCCTTATTCTCAGACTTATTCTGCTCAGCAATATGGAATTGATCAGTCTTCAACGGGTTCAGTCTCTTCAGGCTCCAATGAGCGGCACGACGTGAACCGCCTACAGTATCAAAACCACCACGGTTCTAATCCACGCCACCGACAAGCCTCATACCCGACTTCAGATGCAGCGACGTATGTCAATCGCCCAAGCTATCCGTCTCAATCGAGTGCTATCATGTCATATAATCATCAAGGGATTACGTCGTACTCTCAACCTCAGTCGTCGACTGCCTCTTACCCTTCTCAGCCTCAGCCAAGTTCTGTTTCTCAATCACGGACGACTCAGCCCGATTCATACGCCTCGGCCTTTCTGGCACCTCTTGCGTCTCATCAGTTTGCTCCTCGGTTATCTCAATCGGTTTCTACGCTCCCGAGACATAGCTCGGACTCTCGTGCTGTATATTCAACCAATTCTCGGTCCGTGTATTCCGAAGGAGCTCGTCCCGTATACTCTGCCGATGGTCGGTATCTGTATTCAGCCGACGCGCAAGGTAATCCTACCACCAGCCAGAAGCCTCCCTCGAGCAGTTCGCAGATTCCAATTACACAACAGCCTTATTCTTCTCAACCCTTGCAGCGCAACTCTCTTAGTCAACAGCAAACTGCGTTTCAAACCAATACGAACCCGGGACGCGGTCACTCTGAGGAAGCAGGTTCGTCCAATGATACGAGAGTGCAGACAGTTTATGGATATGCTCCTCGCTCTCAATCAGGGAAGCGGCATTATCAGGAGCAGTAtgaataccataaccaactACAGGCCCCGCACTCGAATCAAGTCAAACAAGATATGCATTCGGATAATCACCATGTTGGAAATCGCCAGGCGCATGGTACACGTCGTCAACCGGAGGGACGCTGGGGCACCAATTCGTCTGAGCTTGACACCCATAATCACAGTCCTGGCTCGTTCACCCATCACTCTCACCAGAGACCAGAACAGCCTGACTCGGCTACTCATTACACGGCATCGCAGGGCCAGCCCGTTCAATCGTTATCCACGTCGCAAGTGCCAGATGAGCAATTATCTGAGGGTACTTATGCTGCTCAACCTCATATACAAAATAATGCTAGCCATTCTGCTCAAAATTCTGATGGCCCTCATACTCAGCCTTACTCTTCATATCGCTATTCTGAGGCACATGCGCGAAGTCACGTCAAACCAGTGTCAGAACATCCTCCAGCTCACACGATTCCGGTGCAGCAAACAAATAACGTTGCGCCTGAACAACAACCCGGAGTTCAAACGTCGCAATCTTCGCAAGCTGAAATGCAGACAGCCCAGCCAACTGGACTTTCTACACAAACACAGACTTACCATCGGGATGTCTATGCACCGCTTGCAGGACGACCCCTTCGAGGAAGGGGTGTCGGGCGGCCCCTTTATAATGGTCCTCCCCGGGTATTGCAAGGTGGTCCCCAACGGATCCTATCCATACCTCAGCCTACTCAATTGCCTCAGCCACACCCTCGACAGCAACAGGGTGCTTACCGCCCCCCTGTGCGCCAGTCATCTAATGCGTCAGGTCGTCAGGTTATCAGGACCCCAAGCTTTAGTCCAGTATATGGAGAGATTCAGCAACTCAGAAGTGTTCCAGATCCCATTCCAGGCGGGCCAAACAGTAATATCTCTTCCGACACTGCCCAAGAGACACCCGGCACAGCAGAGCCCAGCTATACCGAGGCCAGCGGTGACTGTTCAATGGAGGACGCCAACGCAACCGCACGACTGCCCGAAACCGGGGCCACAAACGAACTCCAGGTTATAATCCAGGAAACAACTACCAGTCACCCCAATACGCCACCACCTCCGTATGAACCTCTGGCAAAGGATCGTGCCAGACTACACAGCGGGAGTGTTCCGGAACAAGCGAGTGGACAGGGGGTTATCGGATACGCTACTCAG TTACAGCAGCTTCCATTGCGATCTCAGCAGTCCACTCCTCAACCTCCATCAGAGCGCTCACAGGTCACAGGAATTCCGCAGGTTACCTTCCAGCATACCATTACTCGTCCCCAGCCCGCACGCAATCAAACTCTACATAAACATAGTGCCGAGGATTCTGCGGCTCATTTCGATGCATTTTTATCGGCTGGCGCGAGCACCAGTGCTAGCCAACCAAAGCCAAATTCGACAGCTCCGATAGCCCCAATACAGGAAACAACAGGAGCCCGGCGCCCAACCCCTCCAGTTAGAACCCCATCCGCTTCAAATGCATCATCTACCCGGCCGCGATTATCTCCCGTTGTCGAACTCACCCAACGTTCATCTTTTATTACTCCGCGCAAGGATAAGCAATGGCGTGAACCTATAAGGGATGCCACCACGGATACTCCTAAACGGCTGGACGCGTCCAGTCCAGATTCGCTGTCTCTTTCGCCGATGAAGCGCAAGCGTGACCCGAACGTAGACGTTGGCTCCAAGACTATGAAGCGTATGATGTCTATGTCAATTCAACCTCCGCAAACGCCTGGTGCTTTGGGTCGTACATATGATGCTACTATGCGGACCCCAGGCACTAGTAAAATGAAGTTGGTTGTCGAATTGCCGCTTCGAAAGCCTGCCAATGGCTTATCGCCTGAGCACTCGCACATAGGCACGAGTGCACAGAAACGGGATCCTCATATCGAAAAGCTGCGCTCTTTGATCGATGATATTATTGAAGCGGAGGACGCACTTGATCCTGAAATTGCTGCCGAAAGCGGGAATACGAACGATTGGTTCTCCACTAAGACGAGCGACTGGCATGCCCCGCTTCTTGCTCCTAGCGTGATGGCAAGATTAACGCAATTGGCTGGACGCCGTGGTACCCGATTAAGCGACGTGGATTCTACTAACCTGACTCGTATTTTGAAGCTTCTCGGGCGTAGCATTGTCAAGGGTGAAGATATGGACCCATTTAATTCGTCTATTGGAACTACGGCCCCTGGTAGCGCCGTCAAACCTAAGGCCAAGGGCAAGAAGAAGGCCAAAGGTAGCGCAGAAGAAGACACGGAGATAGAGGAGTGCAAGGAGGATGTCGAGTTGACTGAAGGAGATTTTGAAAGACTGGGCAGAGCATTAGAGGTCGCGAAAGAGGCTGTTATTGCAGCGGATTGTGTGCTCGCATTCCTAAGTACTGAGAAGTTGCCAAAACAG TTATATTCCGAAGATCTGATCAATAGCTGTCTTAGCCTGGTCAAATCCCAGCTATCCAGTATTATCTATCCGTACGTTGAGACCTCGAGCGATGTGCACG GCCACAGTCCCCCCCTCTTGTTATACGTTGCGCAAGGTACTTCTGACCTCGCTGTTCAGCATCGAAAATTACTTGGAGATATATTCCAAACCCTCAACGCCGTGCTACCACGTATTACGGCGTTGGCCAATCACGGTATTTCCGAAACGATGGTCATACAGGCTGTCTTTATTGGGATCGGGCCATTTTTCGTTGTAGAAGTGGTTTCTGAAAGAGCCTCGAAAGCCGACAAGAAGAATGGCAATCGCATTCAAGTTCTTGATGTCCTTGGGGGTCCTACCTCTATGCGCGGCTTACGTCTCACAGCACTCGGGCTCGTTCGTGCACTTTTCGCTGCATACGAATCTCAGCGACCCTGGATCGTGGAGGAAATTCTCGGCTCCTTAATCAAGTTACCTGACATGAAGCTTAAGGCTGGGCAATTCAA GTTGCGGGATGGGGCAACAATTCACGTTGTGTCAGCACTACTCTTCCAACTAGTACAGACCTCTGCACACGAcgtgcgcatacatgctcaAAAATTGGCGAGAAAGCGGCGTGAAGCTATCGCCGATGCCAAAACGACCACTTTTGTTGAAGGCGGCAAGGTACCTCTACTGGATGAACATGACCGTGAA GAAATACATCTATATTTGAATGGACTCGAATCGGCAACCAAAACAGCCAGGACAATCGTCCTATTCTTGACGCAACG ATCTGGCAAGAATAAAAATACGAAGTCGACGAACGAAGCTGAATACCGTAGTATATTCGACAACTTGATTCAGGATATTCTGGTTGTGCTAAACTGGCCCGAATGGCCGGCGGCCAATTTACTCATGAGTATTGTCTGCAAGTTCATG CTATCTTCTCTCGAAGATGTAAAGTCTTCGTCGGATACCGCAGCCAAAAATATGGCGCTGGACCACTTGGGTGAAATTGCAACCCGATTACGAGAGACGCATTTGACCATGCAGCTACCCTTTGAGACAGTCGTAAAACCTTTGGAAGAG ATCGTGGCTAATTGCGATCTGAAAGCATTAGATGATCTAATCCTTGCTCATTCAGATGTGTATGCCCACCTGACAAAACGTTCCTCGGATGATCAGGCATACGAT AGTGCCCGTGAGTTGACTGCCGCTACATGGGCGCAAGAACTTGCATCTTGCCTACGCCAATGCGATTCAATTCTTTCCAAGACGGAGGGTGAAAACTTGGAGGATATGTCCGATGTCAATTTACCGAAGCTTGCATCTAAGATCAAATCCGCCTTGCGAGCAGTCTGGAAGGAGAATACGACGGATATGTTTGACTTGGG TATCGACGCGGAGATCAAACGTGTCGACGACCTAGCAGAGCGATTTGGTGGCACTCAGAGCCTACGCAATGCATTCGAACCTATCTTAAGTGCAATCATTCTCGCATTAGATGCTCCGGCAGTGTTTATGCGAACTAAAGCCCTTCGATCTCTCGGCTTGATAGTCACAAAAGATTCCTCTATACTGAAGCAGGCACGA GCCAATGTGCGCAGAGCCATTGAAAATCATTTGATGGATAGTTCCCCGCAAGTACGCGACGCAGCCATAGATCTGATCGGGAAATACCTGGTTCTTTCGCCTGAATTGGTCGACGATTACTACCCTCAGATTGCTAATCGTATTGCG GACACCGGTCTGGTCGTCCGAAAGCGGGTTATCAAGCTCCTCAAGAACTTGTATGGCTTGACTGACAACCATCAACGACGCgtggatatatgcactaAACTCGTACTGAGGCTATTTGACGAAGATGATGGTATCAAG GATCTTGCGATAAGTACAATCGAGGAGCTGTGGTTCTGTGATATCCCCGAATCTAACTCAGGCAAGCGAGTAAATAGTCGGGAAACAGGCACATCTACGAGTAGATCTATGACTGGCAAGATTTCCGTAATTATGGGGGTCAATGCCAATTTCCGTGATCGACATTCCCCACTGGAGGATATGCTACACGAG ATCATCTCCAGAAAGAACGACAGGGACTCCAGTGCAATCGTCCGCCAATACGTTGATGTATGCGACGCTTTGACCGACAGCCTAGTCGATGCCCAGGAGATTCCAGGCTTT AGTGTTGTCAATTGTATTCGGACTGTGCACGTATTTACTGCTGCACATCCTACTGTAATGTCAACACGTAAAGCGGTAGTACTACTTCCATACCTGAAGAATGGTTCAACG GGTGACGACCATGCTATTGCGGATTACTTGCTCAAGATCTTCCGTTCCTGTATTCCTCGAATGCCTACGGGGACCTCCAAGTTTGGCACAGAGCTTCAACAGACATTAGAACCGATGGTGATCAAGCCAGTAGGAATGGCTGGTGTAGCG GCATTGCCCGAGACCGTCGCTTGCTTATGCGCTGTGGTCCATCACATTACGCATGATTATCAACGGCTAGTTACGCTCCTACGGTCATGCAATA GCCGTTTAGTTCAAATTTTGAATAAGCCTCAGCCTTCTCCTCAAGATATGGCTACACTAACTATATTGGCTTTTATTGTGTCATTGCTAGGAGAACACTCCGATTTCGACAAAATCCGACAGGAGCAATCAG CCACCAAAGATTCAATAGACTCCATAGACAACGGTCCGATCGCGGAGTACATTTATGGGCTGATTCATAAACTCTACAAGCGATTTAATGATCAGCAATTGAGGGGACGACTGTTACAATGTTTTG GATTCTTGTTTCGTGCCCACCCCAGTCTTATGACTCGCGAAGATTCGGCAGAAATGATGGACGCTGTTTTTGCTTCGCCGCAAGAAGAAGCACAGGCAAGATTACTAAAGATTATGCAGGAATTTTTGTTGTCGGAAGCCTCAAAGCATACACAGGCCGCCG CCAGTAATAGACCAAAGAAGGCGAGTGCTGTGGACATGGACGAACTGATTGGGAATACAGATGGGTTCGCCGACTCGGG AGTGAGCTCAGCTATTATTCAACGATATCTTACTCAGGTCCTATCCTCGGCACTGTCGCCAAATCGTCACATTCAAGCACCAGCGGCAGACATTTTGAGTTTCACTGTAAGGCAAGGGTTAGCCCACCCTCTTCAG TGCTTCCCGATCATTGTGGCGTTAGAAACCAGTCATGACAACTCCCTTAGCTCACGAGCATCTAGCCTCCATACGCTGCTACACAACAAACATGCCTCGCTGCTCAATTCTCGCTACTTAGAATCAGTCGGAAAGTCGCTCGAGTACCAGAAACAACTACATCCTGGAACTTGGAAAG GATATCGCCTTGCTCCGAGTCCAACGGCACTTCTCCACCGATGGTATTCACTCGTACGAGAAAAGAGGCAAAGTAAACTAGACTTCCTAAAGTCTTTTTTAAGAGTGTTTGATGTGGACGTAGCCGTCCTCTCATGTGCCCAG GATCAACTCGACCTCGTGCGGTATATCGCCGAAAACATGTCTGCATTTGATTACAAGGCGCAAGAAGAGGTGTTGACAGTTATCCGACACCTTACTCATGTGTTATCGGTGGCGGGAATGCACATTGTGGAGATTTTGCATCAAGAGCGACGGGACAAGGAAACT GTTATGGAAGTAGACCAACCTACCGAAACATCCGCGACTATCGATAGCTTGTCCCGTGCTCGAGTAGCAACGGTCATTTCGATTGTATTGGTACTCAAGGCTCATCTCAAGCATCTGTACGGAATCACTGAGGA GAAAGCCTCCCGCTTTGTCCCTGGAAAAAAGACAGCCGCTGGGGACAAACCGGCGTCGGCCCGCCATGGTAGGCCTATCTCTTGGGAGAGAGTAACATTTGCGACGCGTATTGGGAAGACAACTGGGGATGTCTCCATACAAGAGGACCAGCTCTTGGAGTTGTGGGCTGAGGATGGTGTGACAGCTGAGCCAGATGACTTTGGTGATTAA